CGACGCTTCGGCCCAGAGGGTGcttcaacaatttcattttCTCCTTCTTCAAACAATTCTTCAATTCTACCTTTCGATAATGGTGGATTTGCAATGCTACTCTCTGCTATTCTTCTAATCGTAAGCTTTCGTGGGAATGGCGGAGATTTCTCCGCCATTCCTTGGAAAATCAGGAGTGAAATGAAAACAGAGCAAAAGAacataaattttgatattattttgtcCATTATGACGagtgaaaagtaaaaaaatttaaagattttgaATTGTTGTGAAAGTGTTtgatgaaataactaaaagtaTATATAGGGAAATTATGAACATGTTGAGGAAGTGGGATCTATGTGGGGTGCTTTTCACTGAAAATGAAACCTTAATGACCAAGTAGCTGTTGAAGTGGAAAGTTACTCTTTatctgttttaatttatgtgatataattttGACTCGACACAGATGTAAAGGAAATATTTCCGCAGATTAAACGAGTTAAATAACCATTCATTTAGTGAAAGCAGAATAAACAAGTTAAATAACGACATTGCACGCGATGTTCTTTTTTACTCTTCAACGTATCTCATCTTCACTCAAATCTCATAGCATTTCCATCCCGCTTCCTCCATTTCTCCTTCTCCTACCccttcttgatttttttaaaaaaggaaaaatctacTAACCCGATGTAAATTCTAAGTCCATAAATTTTTAAGACATaataataagtatttttttaacttgACCTAAACTGACATTTATGTCTTCTAATTTTGAGTGTGCATAACTATACacttaaatttttgtaaaattaaataaatagatacattcatTAACGTCCTACGTgacaattttatatcatataataaacCTTAATTGCATTATGTCAAGTAGAACATATGTGTCTACATGTTCGATTTTGTACAAATCTATCTTCTACATATCATAAGTTAAAGAGTATAGATGGTAACTAAAATCTAATTAATAGACATAGTtacatcaattttaaattatgaatatgcTTCCGTCCGTGGCCATGGGCGGAGCCAGCCTTCTGTGATGAACTCCTTCAACGGAAAATAGAACTATTTATACACGGTTAAAACtagtatatacatacatacatatatatatatatataattacttttAATCGTGTATAAATAGTCAGATTTTAAACtttcttattaaaaattttagctCCGTTATCGTGGCTCCATATTACCTAAGATTGTGATGGAGCAACCACTTCTAGAAGTAAAGTAACCTCCTATCAACTAGCAGCTGGCTGAAACCATAACTAGAATACAACTGGAGAAAAATTAGCCTATTGATACCATCTACTTCATTATTCAAGTATCTTTGACTGTATGGCTATAATTTAGAATAGTTAGGTCCATGTTTCTTAAAAACATGAAAGGTCACCTCATATTTTTGGATTTAATACAAAGCCTCTAAAATTTAAGCCCACATCTATAAACTGATGGTCTAAGATTTTTGTTGagtaattattgtatttttctatttgttcGGTTTGATTTGGAGTATGAGcatcaaaataaaaagatttgatGTAAATTTATAGAatcttcattttaaaataacataaaatttacatattacTTTGTGTAACAATACTTAACAATAAAAAACATTtagaaaatattcaaaaaaaatcttatacTATCCAAAAAAGTAATTaggataaataaattaaaacaaaagaaatacataaaagCAGGATGCACATTATGACTCATGTGCATGTGATAGAAATTGATTTTGAGCCGTCTAGGGCTGTTTCAAAGTGAAGTCGAAATTGataatctaaataaaaataaattgagtaataaataattagttaagcaattttaataataatttttaatttttttattatcgaATTTAGCGATAATCCCCAAAAAAGTTAGAAAAGCAACAGTAAAATGTACTGCCACCGAATATTATCAGACTGAATTTATTTTGTAGCCAAAAGTCTTAAAGATTACTACCCTCTTTCACACTTGCATGTTGTATGGTTTAATCCTCGTTGGAAAAggtgaaattaaaatttaaaatttaaaattattattgaatttatagttatcataattattaaatttgtaatcatatatttatattgtttaataattttatttatagaagaatttaataaaaattattgtctCATATCTGTTCTTACAATTAATACTCTCCCTCCGCTCTTGATCGTGAACTAACTTTTGAGTTAcgtgaaaattaaattaaactagatcaaaaatgacattttgtaGGCACTCAATaaaatttaccttttttttttactgttaTTGATGACTTTTGCCACACCATTTTTCTTAGCTGGTTTAGACTTGAGAGTAAAAAATTCTTGGTTCCCCACTAAAAGGAATCCTAGATATAATaagataaaagaaaaggtgGAACAAAAGGCCAAAACGAAACTAGGGACCCGTTTTACCATAGGTTTTCGAAGTAATATTTTCtgcaaaaatttgataaatagtgtttgttcatataatttatcgttattgttgggaattaaacacacaacacacacaaataatctagagaaaagagaaacagaacacaaacgggacacacaagaatttaacgtggttcggtttccctactccacgactgtaacaggaggattttatttcacttgtgctactctagaattacaaatacaaggatcatatttataggaaagccaaatggttaacctagggtttcagtaatgggtcgggccggctcacaagcctccacaaagcccaacaatctcccacttggaggcttgaagaatttcaactgccatccacttagaacacttgtatgtctagtaatctttttcaactctctcctgctacagcggccttctcatNNNNNNNNNNNNNNNNNNNNNNNNNNNNNNNNNNNNNNNNNNNNNNNNNNNNNNNNNNNNNNNNNNNNNNNNNNNNNNNNNNNNNNNNNNNNNNNNNNNNNNNNNNNNNNNNNNNNNNNNNNNNNNNNNNNNNNNNNNNNNNNNNNNNNNNNNNNNNNNNNNNNNNNNNNNNNNNNNNNNNNNNNNNNNNNNNNNNNNNNNNNNNNNNNNNNNNNNNNNNNNNNNNNNNNNNNNNNNNNNNNNNNNNNNNNNNNNNNNNNNNNNNNNNNNNNNNNNNNNNNNNNNNNNNNNNNNNNNNNNNNNNNNNNNNNNNNNNNNNNNNNNNNNNNNNNNNNNNNNNNNNNNNNNNNNNNNNNNNNNNNNNNNNNNNNNNNNNNNNNNNNNNNNNNNNNNNNNNNNNNNNNNNNNNNNNNNNNNNNNNNNNNNNNNNNNNNNNNNNNNNNNNNNNNNNNNNNNNNNNNNNNNNNNNNNNNNNNNNNNNNNNNNNNNNNNNNNNNNNNNNNNNNNNNNNNNNNNNNNNNNNNNNNNNNNNNNNNNNNNNNNNNNNNNNNNNNNNNNNNNNNNNNNNNNNNNNNNNNNNNNNNNNNNNNNNNNNNNNNNNNNNNNNNNNNNNNNNNNNNNNNNNNNNNNNNNNNNNNNNNNNNNNNNNNNNNNNNNNNNNNNNNNNNNNNNNNNNNNNNNNNNNNNNNNNNNNNNNNNNNNNNNNNNNNNNNNNNNNNNNNNNNNNNNNNNNNNNNNNNNNNNNNNNNNNNNNNNNNNNNNNNNNNNNNNNNNNNNNNNNNNNNNNNNNNNNNNNNNNNNNNNNNNNNNNNNNNNNNNNNNNNNNNNNNNNNNNNNNNNNNNNNNNNNNNNNNNNNNNNNNNNNNNNNNNNNNNNNNNNNNNNNNNNNNNNNNNNNNNNNNNNNNNNNNNNNNNNNNNNNNNNNNNNNNNNNNNNNNNNNNNNNNNNNNNNNNNNNNNNNNNNNNNNNNNNNNNNNNNNNNNNNNNNNNNNNNNNNNNNNNNNNNNNNNNNNNNNNNNNNNNNNNNNNNNNNNNNNNNNNNNNNNNNNNNNNNNNNNNNNNNNNNNNNNNNNNNNNNNNNNNNNNNNNNNNNNNNNNNNNNNNNNNNNNNNNNNNNNNNNNNNNNNNNNNNNNNNNNNNNNNNNNNNNNNNNNNNNNNNNNNNNNNNNNNNNNNNNNNNNNNNNNNNNNNNNNNNNNNNNNNNNNNNNNNNNNNNNNNNNNNNNNNNNNNNNNNNNNNNNNNNNNNNNNNNNNNNNNNNNNNNNNNNNNNNNNNNNNNNNNNNNNNNNNNNNNNNNNNNNNNNNNNNNNNNNNNNNNNNNNNNNNNNNNNNNNNNNNNNNNNNNNNNNNNNNNNNNNNNNNNNNNNNNNNNNNNNNNNNNNNNNNNNNNNNNNNNNNNNNNNNNNNNNNNNNNNNNNNNNNNNNNNNNNNNNNNNNNNNNNNNNNNNNNNNNNNNNNNNNNNNNNNNNNNNNNNNNNNNNNNNNNNNNNNNNNNNNNNNNNNNNNNNNNNNNNNNNNNNNNNNNNNNNNNNNNNNNNNNNNNNNNNNNNNNNNNNNNNNNNNNNNNNNNNNNNNNNNNNNNNNNNNNNNNNNNNNNNNNNNNNNNNNNNNNNNNNNNNNNNNNNNNNNNNNNNNNNNNNNNNNNNNNNNNNNNNNNNNNNNNNNNNNNNNNNNNNNNNNNNNNNNNNNNNNNNNNNNNNNNNNNNNNNNNNNNNNNNNNNNNNNNNNNNNNNNNNNNNNNNNNNNNNNNNNNNNNNNNNNNNNNNNNNNNNNNNNNNNNNNNNNNNNNNNNNNNNNNNNNNNNNNNNNNNNNNNNNNNNNNNNNNNNNNNNNNNNNNNNNNNNNNNNNNNNNNNNNNNNNNNNNNNNNNNNNNNNNNNNNNNNNNNNNNNNNNNNNNNNNNNNNNNNNNNNNNNNNNNNNNNNNNNNNNNNNNNNNNNNNNNNNNNNNNNNNNNNNNNNNNNNNNNNNNNNNNNNNNNNNNNNNNNNNNNNNNNNNNNNNNNNNNNNNNNNNNNNNNNNNNNNNNNNNNNNNNNNNNNNNNNNNNNNNNNNNNNNNNNNNNNNNNNNNNNNNNNNNNNNNNNNNNNNNNNNNNNNNNNNNNNNNNNNNNNNNNNNNNNNNNNNNNNNNNNNNNNNNNNNNNNNNNNNNNNNNNNNNNNNNNNNNNNNNNNNNNNNNNNNNNNNNNNNNNNNNNNNNNNNNNNNNNNNNNNNNNNNNNNNNNNNNNNNNNNNNNNNNNNNNNNNNNNNNNNNNNNNNNNNNNNNNNNNNNNNNNNNNNNNNNNNNNNNNNNNNNNNNNNNNNNNNNNNNNNNNNNNNNNNNNNNNNNNNNNNNNNNNNNNNNNNNNNNNNNNNNNNNNNNNNNNNNNNNNNNNNNNNNNNNNNNNNNNNNNNNNNNNNNNNNNNNNNNNNNNNNNNNNNNNNNNNNNNNNNNNNNNNNNNNNNNNNNNNNNNNNNNNNNNNggttacccacacggtaacggcggctactcctccctgcacacagttcttcacacaagaaccctaggtgacaatttctcacagtttgtgttacaatgttgttgaaacctcgctctgataccaattgttgggaattaaacacacaacacacacaaataatctagagaaaagagaaacagaacacaaacgggacacacaagaatttaacgtggttcggtttccctactccacgactgtaacaggaggattttatttcacttgtgctactctagaattacaaatacaaggatcatatttataggaaagccaaatggttaacctagggtttcagtaatgggtcgggccggctcacaagcctccacaaagcccaacatatttgacaaatatttcaaattttcaaatattagtatttaggtcaaatctcattatttgagatcttttaaaaattaaaattttacatcaaacttttatcttttacaaaaacactcTATATAGTAGTTGTTTGCGTGATGTGAACAccaaaatagtaataaaatattCAGTGAAAATGAAAGTAACGATATAgttgttgatgaaaataataaacaatcGGCTCAGGATAATAAAGAcatgtattttatttacttcaagatgtatgaaatgatgcttattaAAATCACTCCAACTTATTACATTCAGTGTCATGGATACTACTTGTTATTTATTGCAATAAAGATCCAAACTACCACATTTTAGCTCACTACTTGTACTATATACTACATAGTCCAGCTCACTAAACTATCCACTTCTTGTCATTGTGATAATTTATGCTTTTACACTTTTTCACACAAGCTTAATAGAGTGAAGGGGTGCTTATTTATTTAAAACCTTAGACAATTTAATTATTCCTTCTTCCTCTTGAAAGTGTCATTGAATTAAGTAGTTTATGAAAAAATGTCTAAGTTGTTTGGTATATTTGCATGCTTAGTCATTGTGGCTTTAGATGCTCTAGCTGGTCTTCTTGGAATTAAAGCAGAAGGAGCTCAAAACCAGGTAACAAGTCACTCTTTATATTAAGCttgatataataatttgaaaaataaaataataacttctTATAGCTAAAGAGTGTAGTTTTATATTTCTGTTTATGCGAGTTCGGCTGAACTCAATAATTTTTGCTTAAATTTTGTGCTTTTACTTTAAAATGCATTCACTTTCTCTccttttttaatctatttagaaaaaattgtCACTTTCATTTATCGGCAACTCTTTCATTTCATACATGTTTAACACCAAATATCAcaagattaaaatatattttgatatattcaatATATCTTTAACTTAAAACTAGAGGAGTAAACTTTACTTTCTTAATAACTTCACCGCAAgttaaaatcaaacaaacaaatcGATAAAGAGagtaatatataagtaaaaataatttatgtacaaCTTAATAAActacttttctttaaaaaaaatattcacaaccaaaaactcaaaattctaTCTACGAATTTGGCAtaactcaataatttttttagaatatagTTATATagaaatgaattaattaaatcatgtatcatattatatatcaatttataatGTTTGTCAATTGTCATAGAACTTAAttgaaactcattttttttgtgtgtgtgtgtggtaTTGAAGGTAAAACACTTGAAGCTATGGTTTTTTGAGTGTAAAGAGCCAAGCCATGATGCATTTATTCTAGGGTTAGCTGCTGCTGGTCTTCTAGCAGCTGCTCATATTCTTGCTAATCTTGTTGGAGGCTGCAGCTATTGCTATTGCACTGGAGATGACATACAAAAAGCACCACCTAGTAGACAATTATCACTTGCTTGTCTTCTTTTCACATGGTATATCTCTCTCTCCGTTAcgaatttatttgtttaattttgatttgacatgaaatttaagaaagttAAAAAGATATATATCTGAACCTTATGATCTTTAGTTAAAGATACGTGGAATATAATGTATCGTAATTACTTTTGGTCGTATCGACTTAAACATGTCATCTGAACAGCTAGAATTATCAAAATGACggggaaaaaaagaagatacattctttttgaaacaaactaaaaaaaaattgaaacaaactCGCAAAATAtaattcaccaaaaaaatatacatgcatcaacaatttttttttaatttatttttgtagataattgtatttgttattttgcaattttttattttttatataataaaaaaggtCAGACAATATAGAGACTTTAACCCCTTCGAGCCCCACACTTTAGAATGCATGGGATAAAAAAAGTTGCTTTAATCAATATGTTTTACCGTGATTTTAGGCTATTGTTATTGGTATATGTGTTATATTAGTACGTGTATATATCTTGCTTTTGTGacacaaagttttaaaaaaaaaaagattattaaattttgtcattctaaattaaagattttaatcGTATAATAGTATTATCTTTAAATGGTTTGGTCTTATAGATATACCATGTTATTcttattcctttatttttgtaatttgtttGAATTTTGGGATTTTTAGGATAGTAATGGCAGTTGGAATGGGAATGCTAGTGATTGGCACAATGTCAAATAACAAATCGAGATCTTCATGTGGTTTATTGCATCATCATTTCTTCTCAATTGGTGGAATTTTGTGTTTCGTACATGCCATCTTTTCTGTCGCGTTCTATGCCACATCTACTGTGACAATTGCATAGGTCATTCGAATTGTAATATGAAGAAGCGttcttagtggtggatcggacCCAAAATCTCTTGGAGAGAGGATGCTTccattttctttgtttgatCATGGTTGTTGAGATGACTAGGGCATTTGATGTTTTCAACTAATGGTAATTGCATAACTATTAAGTACTTATTAATTTGCATTTTACCAGTTTAAGCTAATTTCATGTATCTTTATCCGCTATAAAGTTAAATATACAAGTTTGATAAAAGGTTTAAAACGCCAATCcttaaaattaactttatatttgttattgtgTTCAAGTTAAAGATCATTTGGGGATGTAGCTCAGATGGTAGAGCGCTCGCTTAGCATGCGAGAGGTACGGGGATCGATACCCCGCATCTCCATTTTTATTTCGTAAACCAACCGATTACACTGGATACATTGTTTTTGAGCCTTTTTATTTCGTAAACCAATTATACT
This portion of the Solanum pennellii chromosome 12, SPENNV200 genome encodes:
- the LOC107006769 gene encoding uncharacterized protein LOC107006769, which gives rise to MSKLFGIFACLVIVALDALAGLLGIKAEGAQNQVKHLKLWFFECKEPSHDAFILGLAAAGLLAAAHILANLVGGCSYCYCTGDDIQKAPPSRQLSLACLLFTWIVMAVGMGMLVIGTMSNNKSRSSCGLLHHHFFSIGGILCFVHAIFSVAFYATSTVTIA